The nucleotide window gattttctactataaaaatagttttttcaataaaaaaacagttttactataaaaaaagttttctcaatgcaaaaccgattttttactataaacaaCGTTTTTCACTACAAAACGCATTTTTCACTAAAACCCGTTTTTCAACTACAAAAgcgattttttactaaaaaactgtttttctaaaaaacttttttcaatttgtttactaataaaattttttactaaaaaaaacttttttcgttACAAAAAGTAGTTTCACTACAAAACcgaatttttgaataaaaacaaaagcaagGTTTGTTACCGATTCGATGCGGTTAAAGAGTAACGCTAAATTGAATTGTTTCGGTAAAAGTTTTTTAGCAGTAATTGAACTTGCTGTTTCGGTAAGGGTATTAAAATGATAACAGTAATTTcattctgaattaaattaaatattaataaaatttacgaaagttaaaaataaattagaaatctacaaatttctgaattattaaaataaaaaattatatttttatccaattattcataaaaaaaatgtaaatttaaaaaaaaaatttaaggcaaaattttattttaaaacttgtttaaatttaaaagttgtaCGATTATATTGGTacgattatatcggtaacggaaattgtagttatttcggtaacggtagccaaccttgaaaAAACGTTTTTCGCTaaaaaaaccgaattttttaaaaccataaTTAAAAATCTGACCTGATTTCATTGAGATAGATGAATTGAATTCGAAGCCCCAGGGAATCTACATCAATGTGGTTTCAATATTTCAGATTTAGTCATGTGAATTGTAGTATTGGAAATTAGCGAAATCGTAACGGCTATAGTTTTCTTTCGTTGAATTGATTACTttaccaaatatttaaaatatatattttggatcgttatagatagcggagactatatagccatgtccttctgcatgttgaaatcaactttccgtagcccccaaataatttacatatatgattcattcatcaatatatccgctgtaGTGTCGATTCTGTTGCTATTTAAGGATCAAAAAAATCGGGCCAGAAATGGTTTAGATATAAGCACAAAACAACGACTTTGTACCTCGATATTGATCGATATCTGGATCACCAAGTCATTCATAAGACAAAAATtctgaacatataaaatcaaataaaacttcatcttcaagatcaaaatcgcaaacaacttttaaaaaatcaattttttttacctttttcccctgttcaggtccataggaaGCAAACCGTTCTAAATTCAAGgcaacaatcaactacaaaaatgtacctaagatctcaataaacaactttctagaacatgtGAACtttctaggaatgattcttaacaccttTTAGATAGGTCAaaataagttagtaagaaaaaactaagggaattaagtgttttgggccacaaactattatattattataaactaaagcatacttttaggctgctttaaaaccaattatttctaaatttattttgaattttttaaagttttttgcgtttttgatcttgaagatgacgtttctttgattttatatgttcacaatttttgttctttatgacaagggctacaacttttcctcagagagtaaatcaaaattccgaactgtttgcaagatatgagcctgagaaaattatcacttttttgcaaaaataacatcgagaccccaaatctttggagtgcatgactttgggcaaaactgggagatacGGGTCTTTACACACTGTgtaattttaatgaatattttgaCATTCGTCGCCATCTAGTGGGtatgagtgccgaccactgatctTAACTATTTCTCTATTGATATACCAACTTTTGTACAGTTCAAAAGAACATAAAAAGACAtagttcttttttattaacatttattttgcagATTGATATCAAggttaaagtttaattttcaaGTAGTAAAGAATTTAGTAAGAAAATTTCCATTATTTAGTCTCATTGCACTTATTAAACGTGCCAATACTCACGTTCCCCGAAAAAACCGGGTGCTTAACCATTTGTTGTATCCAAATAATAATTgatacaataaattttataggaaattttccaAACTAAAAATACCCTAATATCACCACttgagtttatttttatttttattattataatttaatgatattaaataATTCCATTCCTTATGCAGTATTTCAGCTAGTAACCAAGAATTTTAAATCATTGTCAAGGTGATTTAATGTTGCCAATtgattaaaaacaatataaaggaaatttgaaaataaaggtTTTATTATCTTTGAAAATAATCACGGTAACAGTTTAGAgcttaattaaaacaaaacaaaacaacattcaatagaatatttttgtttttcccaATAAGAATATcgtatgatttttatttgtttaagatttaAGAAACGACAAAAGAAATTATGGTTACCAAGCTACTGGGGGTCTCTTATCAgttataatatttccccaaaacttaaaataattgtggtaggtaaaaaataaataaatagaaagaaaacaaagaaattaatttcCTTTCCAGCACAAGAAATGTGAATTTAATGAtaagatttgttttttatattattgttttcaatttaaatattagtgatcatggaaattaaatgaataatcgaataatcatGAGGAAACTTTTAACTTTATACTTTTTTAGGCGTCACCGAAAATAACACCTACGAGCAACGTATCTTACACTACACCACAAATGGTAATTCAACAGAGGCCACTTTCAGCAATGCCCAACATCATGCCTCCATACGTTTAAAAGAACAGGATCAGCATTATGGTGAGGGACACATATGCTCAGGGGTGGTTATAGCCCCCTCGGTGGTCCTAACCACAGCTCAATGTGTTTACAAGTAAGTATTaataaaaacgatttatttaaatcacttaaatctaatatttgaatatattttctgCTTAAcagttataacaaaaataaacctTATCATCCATCTGAACTAAAAGTGGTATTGGCTTCTCTGGGCCGTTACCAACATCAAGAGCAAACGCTTATCTTTAGCGTAACTCACAGTTATCAACCCAAAACATTTAATAACCTAAGTCTACGTGATAATGTGGCCATATTAATGTTGGAACGTGATATACCCCAAATAAATGAGTATGTGCAAGCGATTACTCTACCTCATACTAATAATTGGTATGACAAACAAAATGGTGGTGAATTTAAGGTGACCACTTGGTTGAAAACAAATGAGGTAtgattttactttttattataacaTATTAGTTACtttcatattaataaatattttaaaattacttgtTTCTAGGGCTTaaccttaaataatttaatgcTGCTTAATGCCTCCAAGGCCAGCGATGATATATGTTTGCAATATTATGGCAAGACTATCTACACCACGGGCATGTTGTGCGTCAACACCAATGAATCTTTAAATGAAGATTTTGGTTCTCCCCTGTTTGTCGACAACAAACTAGTGGGTCTCAGAAGTTTTGCCTCGAGCCAACTATCTCCCGCCATTTACACTGACGTTTCGCATCATGCGAAATGGATACGTGAAGTTATTGGGGATGGCAGCAATCAAAATAGTTCCATCTGGGGTACTATGGGCTTTCTGCTGTTAACATTTGTTGCCTTGAAACGTACAAAATTTATGAAGTTGTAAATtgcatttaaataattattataaataataatgtacatttaattttaagattATCTCACAGTTAGTTATTGTaatgttttaatataatattagtTAATAAGTTTGTTTTTGATAAGAGTACAAAAAGAATGTTAAACTGTATTTATTGTTCTATTAAAATAagtctaaatatatgtatatttattaaagaaaataacttCGTATAGATATTTACTTCAAAATATGGCAGTTTTTAAAGAGCCATTATTTTGcgcaataatattaaattattatatagaCACATACAGACTTTGCAGGTACGCAACGACTTTCTTCATTTTTCAACACAAATCTGTGTTGGAAAATTCAAATTCGatgtaattttcttttctttcatgttttcttgtgtataacaatattttctttatagaatCTGTCAGTTGAATACAGAAAAGTGATCGCAGAGtcaattgtctatagaaaagtgatcaaTCAGTCAGTTGTCTACAAAAAAGTGATCGACctattagttttctatagaaaagtgatcgattTGTcagtttcctataaaaaaagtGATCGATttgtcagttttctatagaaaagtgatcgattTGTcagttttctagagaaaagtgaTCGATTTGTcagttttctagagaaaagtgaTCGATTTGTcagttttctagagaaaagtgaTCGATTTGTcagttttctagagaaaagtgaTCGATTTGTcagttttctagagaaaagtgaTCGATTTGTcagttttctagagaaaagtgaTCGATTTGTcagttttctagagaaaagtgaTCGATttgtcagttttctatagaaaagtgatcgatttattagttttttatataaaagtgatcgattagtcagttttctatagaaaagtgatcgatttgtcagttttctatagaaaactgatcgatttgtcagttttctatagaaaagtgatcgatttgtcagttttctatagaaaagtgatcgatttgtcagttttctatagaaaagtgatcgatttgtcagttttctatagaaaagtgatcgattTGTCAGTTTTCTAATGAAAAGTGATCGATTTGTCAGTTTTCTAATGAAAAGTGATCGATttgtcagttttctatagaaaagtgatcgatttgtcagttttctatagaaaagtgatcgatttgtcagttttctatagaaaaatgatcGATttgtcagttttctatagaaaagtgatcgattTGTCAGTTTTCTAATGAAAAGTGATCGATttgtcagttttctatagaaaagtgatcgatttgtcagttttctatagaaaagtgatcgatttgtcagttttctatagaaaagtgatcgatttgtcagttttctatagaaaagtgatcgatttgtcagttttctatagaaaagtgatcgatttgtcagttttctatagaaaagtgatcgatttgtcagttttctatagaaaagtgatcgatttgtcagttttctatagaaaagtgatcgatttgtcagttttctatagaaaagtgatcgattTGTcagctttctatagaaaagcgaTCAATTTGTcagctttctatagaaaagtgatcaaTTTGTcagctttctatagaaaagtgatcaaTTTGTcagctttctatagaaaagtgatcgatttgtcagttttctatagaaaagtgatcaaTTTGTcagctttctatagaaaagtgatcgatttttcagttttctatagaaaagtgatcgattTGTCAGtttgctatagaaaagtgatacattagtcagttttctatagaaaagtgatacATTAGTCAGGttgctatagaaaagtgatcgataAGTcagctttctatagaaaagtgatcgatttttcagttttctatagaaatgtgatcGATGTAATCTtcttttctttcgttttttaatataaaatcttgtttaaaatcatattttctaattaataTCTTGTAAAACAGTATTCTTTTATAGAACAACATCTAATACATAAtgatactttatttattttttgaaatactacatattttactcatatatagaaaagttttttttagcacGGCGATTATTTTATCAAACCCGGTTTCAAGGACATATTAATGCAAGGTAATGGTTTATTTAGTTCAATTTCATCTCGTTTTTTAATCTTCTTCTCGATGTAatcctaaaattaaaactttttaatgatGCATAACAAAACTATTCAGAATTCTTCAACTTTACCCTGTTTACAAAATAGGATGCTGGATAACGTATAAATAAACCATAAAATGCTTCAAGACATGTTATAATACTGGTGCCCAAAAATAAACTAGATACGCTTGCTATAGCGACTTTGAAATTGGAATAAAAAGACaagcaaatatatttaaaagtatATAAACTGCAATTACAATTGTTGTGCATACTTATAAATTCCGTatcattaaaaatgttgatgatACGAGATTGTATAACTGGCCAATATTCCAAGTCGATAGTAAATTCATAATAATCTGCTTTGAAAGCTGGCTTTTCGacaaagtatttaatttttcgcctgaaataaaaaacaatcaatAGACAGTTGTAtcactaaaatttattataagtaataatttttcaaaatatttataagttaGCAAATATTTTTGAGGAAACTTTACTTACGGCTCTTGTATTACTGGCTTTGAAACATAAACTGTACGATTACAATTAACATAGCATTCGTTACAAACTTTATTTCTGATGGGTAAAGAATTGTTTTCATAACACATAATATCATTAATTTTGCAACTTTTCGTGTTCCTTGcaagttctttaaaataaagagatatttttttttagatttttataattttcgagtaatttaatactttttacttGGAAATATGTATTTTCCAAAATTCGGCAAACATTTGCATATCTCAATAAATTGCAGTGCATGGCAATAGTTTAAACAAACACCCTGATCGtagaaattagttttaaattctGCTGTCAGATTCGTGTATGGGAATGTTTCGTCCGAAAAAATGCATTTACGTCGActtcaaaaataatcataaaataaaataatgctttaaaattatttatttatcttttacCTCAATTTTAAATGTCTGATGTTTTTTTCGGAGTATTGATTACCTATGGTGTAACCATATTCTGAGATTTGTTTTCTGGGACGCCAGACATAGTTGGGATAATCGGTTAGGGACAGTAAACTGTGCGGTTCTTTAAGGTAgacctaaaaatataaataaaactaatgtcagttttctatagaaaagttcagtatcggtcagttttctatagaaaagtgatcgtttttatcagttttctatagaaaagtgatcgtttttatcagttttctatagaaaagtgatcgttttatcagttttctatagaaaagtgatcgttttatcagttttctatagaaaagtgatcgttttatcagttttctatagaaaagtgatcgttttatcagttttctatagaaaagtgatcgttttatcagttttctatagaaaagtgatcgttttatcagttttctatagaaaagtgatcgataTAGATCgttttatcagttttctatagaaaagtgatcgttttatcagttttctatagaaaagtgatcgttttatcagttttctatagaaaagtgatcgttttatcagttttctatagaaaagtgatcgttttatcagttttctatagaaaagtgatcgttTTATCaggtttatatagaaaagtgttcgATCTAGAAGTTTTTGATGTAGAATgtgtttttgaacaaaaataagcgttttttttttttttgtaaaaaatgttcTTACCATAATTGCAGTTTCTTTGccgtacaaaattttaaaacgaaaaGTCCAATCTTCGTCGAATTCGGAAAATTCTttataagctattttttggggattactttaaaatatgtaaattccaattaaaacaataataaaaaccattttttgcaTAATATCTATCTGTACTTTTAAAACAACTTTTTAACTTTTCTCAATTGAAACTAAGCATGTACTTACTcgtgaaaattattttctttataaatactaTTGAAAACGAAACAAGATCCCGGACCCAATTCCATATGCTTAAAAATATCATTGCACTGAACTGGATCCCCTTGAAAATAACAATCTTGCAATAATTCATTAATGTTGTAATAAAGCTAATGAAAAAgagcacaaaatagaaacacaaataaattattaacaattcaAAGTCTAAAATCCAAATAAGATACAACTTTGGGGAATACAGCTCGGAAACGATCAATATCGACATTATCAtcaattaatttcttaaattcgTAGGTGACATTCTTGGTAGTACGTTGGAAACgtaacattttttgtaaagtttCATCAATTTCGTTGATAGTCATGgttaaattagattttaaactagaattgaaataaagaagatgtaatatataaagaaattacaacagctaatgtacatacaattcatttctatatttatcCAAGCTCTTGGGATTCAAAGGAAAACCCAAGCAAAAATATACCGAAGGATAAGGCAGTTTAGAGCCCTGctcaaaaatttcataaactGTAAgggaataaatagaaaatattgattaatatgtatgtagaacTTAGCATATGTACCTGGCAAAGTTGATTGATTTTCATATTGATTCCAAAATCTCAGACTGATGGCTATAATCACCAttagagaaaaatttaaaaccacaTGCCAAAATAGCTGTTGCAATCTGTTAGCATAGCAGTTTGTGAACTTATAGCCTGGTATTGATGTCATGGttataaaagaattaaattgatatttaaaactcttttttatgaatttaaatatattcattGTTTTGCTATTTTAGTTTGTGACAGGACTTTAACTTTACAATCCTTGGAAACAACTCTATAGGTATTGGaaataacaaatgtttttatactGTCTCGCTTTTACCTAGCAATGATTGTAatcttttaacaaaactttaaattgGACAATTTTGGTTGTGTGATCTTTCACCCACATCCATTTGAGTTGCATCAGTAAGTGGCATTTTCTAAGTATATGGCATGAGCACTTACATTAATTACGTgttaattaaatatgaaaatgaaaatgtttaccATAATTATGGTGTTTTGAAATCGATatcgaaaacaaaaaacattaaagtgTCACTGGCGTGACTTATTGCACCCTATAGTTATCATGAagtagttgttttttaattcaatgatatgatcttaagaaaattttgtatttttagagGATCACAGAAACTATCATATCTTTTATTTGCAAAGAATTAAGACTCATTAGGATTAGGTCAAAAATCGGTTTTCGGACTCTAGAGTTTTCGTTACACTGCCTGTAAATTTCGAAACTGATCTCTATATATTCGATCATTATAATATGTACAAAAGTAGTAAAGCTCATATAATATTCCTACAACCCGAAAATATTTCAACGAAACATACATATGTCAACTACACAAATATGGTCATTAACGAAATTGCACttaatttgctttaaaaattcaaaGGCCAATATTATCGAtaacgaaaaacaaaacaaaataaaacgaaatataCAAAAAAGCGTCACAAATAATGTCCATGGATTTTCATGTAAAACATGCCAACCAAACATTGAAAAACCATCATGTTGTACATATAATTGACCTGTTGCAagcaacaaaatcaaacaagGTGATACAAAGAGTTGTGCTTTTGTTATCGCCCGTAGAATCACATAAAAGTGCAACACGtagaacaacaacagcaacagtagCTAATGCAACAACATTAATAGCTAGCGACAAACACATGTTGAACATTGTCATCGAAGTGCATTGTAATTTATCTTTTGAAAAAGCCCCGCATTGTCAATAATTGACAGTTAAAGAGTGGGAGTAGTTTTTGATGTTGTTTTCTACAAAATTCATTTCCACTCAGACCTACATTGACAAAAACACtttaattcattattatttattgttgtttttgctatttAATCAATAAATTTGGTATTAGTAAGTTTAAAgggaatatttatttaaaaataggaTTTTATGACCTTGAGTATTTTAAAGAGaagtaagttttctatagaaaagttatcgtttagtcagttttctgtagaaaagtgaTCGTTTAGtcagttttctgtagaaaagtgatcgatcagttatttttgtatagaaaagtgatcgatcaattagtttttttataaaaaagtgatCTAtcaatcagttttctatagaaaagtgatcgatctgttgattttctataggaaatttaaaACTAGCAGATCGTTTCCTATAGGAAATTGATCGATCtgttagttttctatagaaaagcgaTCGATCTgttagttttctataaaaacgtGGTCGATCTGttgttgattttctatagaaacgtgATCGATTTGtcagttttctacagaaaagtgatCGATttgtcagttttctatagaaaagtgatcatTCAGTTACTTTTCTGTTGAAAAGTGA belongs to Calliphora vicina chromosome 4, idCalVici1.1, whole genome shotgun sequence and includes:
- the LOC135957450 gene encoding prostate-specific antigen, coding for MYLNENIRKIAKIFIVIFLCSEMQSSVTENNTYEQRILHYTTNGNSTEATFSNAQHHASIRLKEQDQHYGEGHICSGVVIAPSVVLTTAQCVYNYNKNKPYHPSELKVVLASLGRYQHQEQTLIFSVTHSYQPKTFNNLSLRDNVAILMLERDIPQINEYVQAITLPHTNNWYDKQNGGEFKVTTWLKTNEGLTLNNLMLLNASKASDDICLQYYGKTIYTTGMLCVNTNESLNEDFGSPLFVDNKLVGLRSFASSQLSPAIYTDVSHHAKWIREVIGDGSNQNSSIWGTMGFLLLTFVALKRTKFMKL